The Myxococcales bacterium genome includes the window CAAGAGCGGCGCCTTCTTTGACGAAGACGCCAATGCGGCCGGGGCCAAGGTGGCACTCATTGGCACTACGGTGGCCAAAGAACTCTATGGCACGAGCAATCCCATTGGACAGCCACTGCGCATTAGCGGGCAGGTTTTTGAGATCGTCGGCGTCTTGGCGAGCAAGGGCAATACGCCGTGGGGCAGCGACTACGACGATACGGTGATCATTCCGGCGAAGACGTTTACCGCCAAGCTACAAAGCAGCCTCGGGCGCTACCTCAAAGGAAATATCATTGTCTCCGCCGCGAGCGAGGCTGACACCACGCGCGCCGAGACGCAGATCACCACGATCTTGCGCGATCGCCACAAAATATCGGCGCAGGACGAGGACGACTTTTCGATTCGCAACATGGCGGAATTTGCCAAGGCGCAGAAGGAATCGACCAACACCATTACCACCCTGCTCTCCGCGGTCGCCGCGGTGTCGCTGCTCGTCGGCGGCATCGGCGTCATGAACATCATGTTAGTCAGCGTCATCGAGCGCACCCGCGAGATTGGCATCCGCATGGCGGTGGGCGCCACGCCGAGCAACGTGCTGGCGCAATTTCTCACCGAGGCCATCGTGCTTTCGGTGATTGGCGGCGTCGTCGGGCTCTTTGTCGGCTGGTTCGCGTCGCTTCAGATGGCCAAAAACTTCGGCTGGTCGTCGCCATTTCCCACCGACGCCGCCGTCCTGGCGTTTGCCGTCTCGGCCATCGTCGGCGTCGCCTTCGGCCTCTACCCC containing:
- a CDS encoding ABC transporter permease, producing MNVRATFSIAAVALMRNKMRSALTVLGIVIGIAAVVATVSIGTGAKESVGKIFEAMGTNMLTVRSNATRTAGIAGAAGSGTTLTWDDLQAIDDEASAVVALAPVMETRTQVASEEQNWNTQITGTTPSYFKIRNWKIKSGAFFDEDANAAGAKVALIGTTVAKELYGTSNPIGQPLRISGQVFEIVGVLASKGNTPWGSDYDDTVIIPAKTFTAKLQSSLGRYLKGNIIVSAASEADTTRAETQITTILRDRHKISAQDEDDFSIRNMAEFAKAQKESTNTITTLLSAVAAVSLLVGGIGVMNIMLVSVIERTREIGIRMAVGATPSNVLAQFLTEAIVLSVIGGVVGLFVGWFASLQMAKNFGWSSPFPTDAAVLAFAVSAIVGVAFGLYPALKASKLNPITALRYES